One window from the genome of Pyxicephalus adspersus chromosome 6, UCB_Pads_2.0, whole genome shotgun sequence encodes:
- the CLDN5 gene encoding claudin-5, translated as MSSIALEIFGMSISIIGWIGVILACALPMWQVSAFIEQNIVVAQFFWEGLWMSCVVQSTGQMQCKVYDSILALSPELQAGRALTVMASILGLIGLMVTIVGAQCTICYQGSKLKNRVLFAGGIIYIVTGLLVLVPLCWTANIVIREFYDPHVPASKKREMGAALYVGWAATALLLLGGVLLCLSCPMKGQFTPPIKYSASRRPTSNGDYDKKNYV; from the coding sequence ATGAGTTCCATCGCTCTGGAGATATTCGGCATGTCTATCAGTATTATCGGCTGGATCGGGGTGATCCTGGCATGTGCCCTCCCCATGTGGCAGGTGTCCGCCTTTATAGAGCAGAATATCGTTGTGGCTCAGTTCTTCTGGGAAGGGCTGTGGATGTCCTGTGTGGTGCAGAGTACGGGGCAGATGCAATGCAAGGTGTATGACTCCATCCTAGCCCTGTCCCCGGAGCTCCAGGCTGGCAGGGCTCTCACCGTCATGGCTTCTATATTGGGTCTGATCGGACTGATGGTGACCATCGTGGGGGCTCAGTGCACCATCTGCTACCAGGGCAGCAAATTGAAAAACCGAGTTTTGTTTGCTGGAGGAATCATCTACATTGTGACTGGACTGCTGGTCCTTGTTCCCCTCTGCTGGACCGCCAACATCGTCATCCGGGAGTTCTACGATCCCCATGTCCCTGCTTCCAAAAAGAGGGAGATGGGGGCTGCCCTGTATGTGGGCTGGGCTGCTACCGCTCTCCTGCTCCTAGGGGGCGTGCTCCTCTGCCTCTCCTGTCCAATGAAAGGCCAGTTCACCCCACCTATCAAATACTCTGCCTCTAGAAGACCGACATCCAACGGGGACTATGACAAAAAGAATTATGTATAA